The Benincasa hispida cultivar B227 chromosome 9, ASM972705v1, whole genome shotgun sequence genome has a segment encoding these proteins:
- the LOC120086579 gene encoding blue-light photoreceptor PHR2 yields the protein MDPNSQILENSEPNSSDDQSPAVPVRSPPLALASLTLSLSTAIPSNFLVQPKFSGLFSRQPNKDEVPTQASSLSRLPISCSSLCPPKISLKSTIAANPLQIPLSLGPRRPSEPSNGAGIRRATIVWFRNDLRIHDNECLNSAHNDSMSVLPVYCFDPRDYGKSSSGFDKTGPFRAAFVIESVSDLRKNLQARGSNLVVRIGKPETVLVELAKEIGADAVHAHYEVSHDEMETEERIESAMKEENVEVKYFWGSTLYHIDDLPFKMEDMPSSHGAFREKVQGLSVRKTIEALDKMKGLPSRGDVEPGDIPSLSDLGLNQPVAMSKEGWLAPNTSQVGGETEALHRLQKYAAECRAQPPKATKNGVQSSIYGATFSNKISPWLTMGCISPRSVFDELNKTVSRKNDGGNGTGTNWLMFELLWRDFFRFITKKYNSTKKQPNPSPATACTGALA from the exons ATGgatcccaactcccaaatcctCGAAAATTCTGAACCCAATTCATCGGACGACCAATCTCCGGCCGTTCCAGTTCGCTCGCCGCCCCTCGCCCTCGCTTCTCTCACTTTATCTCTGTCAACGGCCATTCCCTCCAATTTTCTCGTCCAACCCAAATTTTCTGGGTTGTTTTCTCGGCAACCAAACAAAGATGAAGTTCCCACTCaagcttcttctctttctcgcTTACCCATTTCCTGTTCTTCTCTCTGTCCCCCAAAAATCTCTCTCAAATCCACCATTGCTGCCAACCCACTTCAAATCCCTCTCTCTTTAGGCCCTCGCCGCCCCTCAGAGCCTTCCAATGGTGCTGGAATTCGTCGAGCTACCATCGTTTGGTTCCGTAACGATCTACGCATCCACGATAACGAATGcctaaactctgctcataacgATTCTATGTCTGTCTTGCCTGTTTACTGTTTCGATCCGAGAGATTACGGCAAATCGTCGTCTGGTTTCGATAAAACTGGACCGTTCCGAGCTGCATTTGTGATTGAATCTGTCTCGGATTTGCGGAAGAATCTCCAGGCGAGGGGTTCTAATCTCGTTGTTCGAATTGGGAAACCTGAAACTGTTCTTGTTGAATTGGCCAAGGAAATTGGAGCTGATGCAGTTCATGCTCACTACGAGGTTTCACACGATGAAATGGAGACGGAGGAGAGGATTGAAAGTGCGATGAAGGAGGAGAATGTTGAGGTTAAGTACTTTTGGGGAAGCACTTTGTATCACATCGATGATTTGCCGTTTAAAATGGAGGATATGCCGTCCAGTCATGGTGCCTTTAGAGAGAAAGTTCAAGGGTTAAGTGtgaggaagacgattgaagcTTTGGATAAGATGAAGGGGTTGCCTTCTCGTGGTGATGTGGAGCCTGGGGACATTCCTTCTTTATCTGATTTGGGTCTTAACCAACCTGTGGCTATGTCTAAG GAAGGATGGCTAGCTCCCAATACTTCTCAAGTGGGAGGGGAGACTGAAGCACTTCATAGGCTTCAAAAATATGCAGCTGAGTGCCGAGCCCAACCACCAAAGGCGACAAAGAACGGCGTCCAGAGTAGCATCTATGGTGCTACCTTTTCCAACAAAATTTCTCCATGGCTAACCATGGGTTGTATTTCACCTCGATCGGTGTTTgatgaattaaataaaactgtTTCCAG GAAGAATGATGGTGGCAATGGCACTGGAACAAACTGGCTGATGTTTGAGTTATTATGGAGGGATTTCTTCAG ATTCATTACCAAGAAATACAATTCAACAAAGAAACAGCCCAATCCTTCTCCAGCCACAGCTTGCACTGGCGCCCTTGCTTAG